In Leptospiraceae bacterium, one DNA window encodes the following:
- a CDS encoding HPr kinase/phosphorylase: MSIQGISVESIWNDHKELDLSLLEGEEGLGKQILNSEINRPGLSLTGFFDHFAYDRIQIFGKGEWAYLHSLSDEKVQEIAEQFFAYSLVCIIFTHSNPPHKYFVQMAKSKNVPIFTSNHSTSKFITLISQILDRSLAPRTMRHGVLIEVFGIGILLFGKSGVGKSETALELIERGHRLVADDMVEIRRVSESFLIGTCSDLLRHHMEIRGLGIINIKDIFGVGSVRESKLIELIINLEEWNPELDYERSGLTEQTEEILGVNIPFLKIPIKPGRNIPIIVETASMNQRLKKMGTFGAQEFNKKLVGTIEREKNQIEKNQNINS; the protein is encoded by the coding sequence ATGTCAATTCAAGGAATTAGTGTTGAGTCTATATGGAATGACCATAAAGAATTAGATTTGAGTTTGTTGGAAGGAGAAGAGGGGTTAGGAAAACAAATTTTAAATTCAGAAATTAATCGCCCAGGGTTGTCTCTGACCGGTTTTTTTGATCACTTTGCTTATGACCGAATTCAAATTTTTGGAAAAGGAGAGTGGGCGTATCTTCATTCTCTTTCGGATGAGAAAGTGCAGGAAATAGCCGAGCAGTTTTTTGCTTATAGCTTGGTTTGTATTATTTTTACTCACAGCAACCCGCCACATAAATATTTTGTACAAATGGCAAAATCTAAAAATGTTCCGATTTTCACCTCTAACCATTCTACTTCCAAATTCATAACTTTAATTTCTCAGATACTTGACAGAAGTCTTGCACCGAGAACTATGAGGCATGGAGTTTTAATCGAAGTATTCGGGATCGGAATCTTGCTTTTCGGAAAAAGTGGAGTAGGGAAAAGCGAAACTGCACTCGAACTCATCGAAAGAGGACATAGGCTCGTTGCAGATGACATGGTTGAGATACGAAGGGTTTCTGAAAGTTTTCTAATCGGAACATGCTCCGATTTACTAAGACACCACATGGAAATAAGGGGACTTGGAATTATCAATATAAAAGATATTTTTGGTGTAGGCTCAGTAAGAGAAAGTAAACTCATCGAGCTTATAATAAATTTAGAAGAATGGAATCCAGAGTTAGATTATGAAAGAAGTGGACTCACAGAGCAGACAGAAGAAATCTTGGGAGTGAATATCCCTTTTTTAAAAATTCCAATCAAGCCCGGTAGAAATATTCCAATTATTGTAGAAACGGCTTCCATGAATCAACGATTGAAAAAAATGGGTACCTTTGGTGCTCAAGAATTTAACAAAAAACTTGTTGGTACTATAGAAAGAGAAAAGAATCAAATTGAAAAAAATCAAAACATCAATTCCTGA
- a CDS encoding HPr family phosphocarrier protein: MKKIKTSIPDSGHGLHARPASMFVKLASKFPCEIFVIKEGVEVNGKSIMGLMMLALYPGAEFEICATGEKEEEAIEALNKLIQSDFSE, translated from the coding sequence TTGAAAAAAATCAAAACATCAATTCCTGATAGTGGTCATGGGCTACACGCAAGACCTGCCTCTATGTTTGTGAAGTTGGCGAGCAAATTTCCTTGTGAGATTTTTGTAATAAAGGAAGGTGTTGAAGTAAACGGGAAAAGTATAATGGGATTAATGATGCTTGCATTATACCCTGGTGCTGAGTTTGAGATTTGTGCAACAGGTGAAAAAGAAGAGGAAGCAATCGAGGCTTTAAATAAACTCATTCAAAGTGATTTTTCGGAGTAA
- a CDS encoding HAMP domain-containing protein encodes MKFFQIRKPISNELMYYLKDLFILLLSIFISIIAAEFVVLKDIPDTDAVDRTFTYFYFIVPVFSFSMLASYIYRNKRIKETGKAKSSFRYRLTLAFVFVSLLPSIPIFLLSSNVVGKIVESFYRIDISDALKSARFNIQLIETSDRLDLLEKAKLISATLKHKNNDLKSIFSKAIELKLLDTETYYISVLQGGKFISESFSLSGQIPKEGFVKHTGEDFLSFNLYKRDLSYILLKVELNSFQAIILGKRIHKDNERNIYNIIKTENAYNSINLWKEKVPFVLRLGLAIFSIGMFAISVILSFILARQISRPVVQLSNATQLVSQGVSDVKIDLKAEGEMGILINSFNDMILNLKSKNEELMHTQRIAAWKEAAQRMAHEIKNPLTPIQLSAERIRKRLDNPNKENFEEVIRTGTETIIGQVRVLEHLVKEFSEFARMPNPILINQNLNPLVEEAVSLFKESTTVQFELKLSKILPEVYLDKRLFLGVINNLIKNAIEAIQNEVVENKNNLEGKIRITTKLERKIGTKIVLLTIEDSGPGLTPDLREKIFEPYFSTKDSHGSGIGLTIVEKVVFDHHGRIQISDSNLGGCSFRIELPVSGNAR; translated from the coding sequence ATGAAATTTTTTCAAATTAGAAAACCTATTTCTAATGAGTTAATGTACTATTTAAAAGATCTATTTATTCTTTTATTAAGTATATTCATCTCTATTATTGCTGCCGAGTTTGTAGTGTTGAAAGATATACCGGATACGGATGCAGTGGATCGTACCTTCACCTATTTTTACTTTATCGTGCCTGTTTTTTCTTTTTCTATGCTTGCTTCCTATATCTATAGAAACAAGAGAATCAAAGAAACAGGAAAAGCAAAAAGTTCCTTTCGTTATAGATTGACTTTAGCCTTTGTTTTTGTATCTTTGCTGCCTTCTATTCCAATATTTCTTTTATCATCCAATGTGGTTGGAAAAATTGTAGAAAGTTTTTATCGTATAGACATTTCCGATGCCTTAAAATCTGCCAGATTCAATATCCAGTTGATTGAGACATCGGATCGGTTGGACTTATTAGAAAAGGCAAAATTAATTTCGGCAACATTAAAACATAAAAACAATGATTTGAAATCTATTTTTTCAAAAGCCATAGAATTAAAACTTTTAGATACCGAAACTTATTATATTTCCGTACTGCAAGGAGGAAAATTTATCTCTGAAAGTTTCAGTTTGAGCGGGCAGATTCCTAAAGAGGGTTTTGTAAAGCATACCGGGGAGGATTTTTTAAGTTTCAATTTATACAAAAGAGATCTGTCGTATATTTTATTGAAAGTGGAGCTGAATTCATTTCAAGCTATCATCCTTGGTAAAAGAATCCACAAAGATAATGAAAGAAATATTTATAATATTATAAAAACAGAAAACGCATACAATTCTATCAATCTTTGGAAAGAAAAAGTTCCTTTTGTTTTAAGATTAGGGCTTGCCATATTTTCAATAGGTATGTTTGCTATTTCTGTAATTTTGTCATTTATTCTTGCAAGACAAATTTCCAGACCGGTTGTGCAATTATCAAACGCCACTCAACTCGTATCGCAAGGGGTGAGTGATGTAAAAATTGATTTGAAAGCAGAAGGAGAAATGGGAATTTTGATTAATTCTTTTAATGATATGATATTGAATTTAAAATCTAAAAACGAAGAGTTAATGCACACACAAAGAATTGCAGCATGGAAAGAAGCAGCTCAGAGAATGGCACACGAAATAAAAAATCCACTCACACCGATTCAGTTGTCTGCAGAAAGAATTAGAAAGCGACTGGACAATCCAAATAAAGAAAATTTTGAAGAAGTGATACGAACAGGCACAGAAACAATTATCGGACAAGTTCGAGTCTTGGAGCATTTAGTAAAAGAATTTTCCGAATTCGCCAGAATGCCGAACCCTATTCTAATAAACCAAAATTTAAACCCATTAGTTGAAGAAGCAGTTTCTTTGTTTAAGGAATCAACAACTGTCCAGTTTGAGTTAAAACTTTCAAAAATTTTGCCGGAAGTATATTTAGATAAAAGACTATTTTTAGGTGTAATAAATAATTTAATAAAAAATGCAATTGAAGCTATTCAAAATGAAGTTGTTGAAAATAAAAATAACTTAGAGGGAAAGATTCGAATCACAACTAAGTTAGAGAGAAAAATCGGAACAAAAATTGTTTTATTGACTATTGAGGATAGTGGGCCCGGACTTACACCAGATCTTAGAGAAAAAATATTTGAGCCTTATTTTTCAACAAAAGACAGTCACGGAAGCGGAATCGGACTTACAATTGTGGAGAAGGTTGTATTTGACCATCATGGTAGGATTCAAATCAGTGATTCAAATTTAGGAGGCTGTTCTTTTAGGATTGAATTGCCTGTTAGTGGAAATGCAAGATGA
- a CDS encoding sigma-54-dependent Fis family transcriptional regulator: MKIFIVDDELEIRRSLKDILQDENYEVEDFGTGKALLKKLSKERPSLVLLDVWLGKEDGLEILDECKKIYPLMPVVMISGHGTIELAVNATKKGAIDFLEKPLSIEKVLHTIRFALSREDSPELPEVKLDYDQLIGESYSIQRVKFAISQAAATNARVFIYGENGTGKELVARSIVLNSKRKDNPYIEINCAAIPEDLIESELFGFEKGSFTGAGERKMGKFEQANGGTLFLDEICDMSLSTQAKVLRVLQEQRFERIGGTETIEVDVRIIAATNIAVEDAIKEGKFREDLYYRLNVVPIIIPPLRERKSDIPLLLDHFLKRNFEESNLPPKKIESDAVSILMNHFWPGNIRELKNVIERLCIMTIGNTITAKDAKEALIGFKRAAEIFEQGELRKAKEEFEKQYIVKTLQLNEGNVGRTSKILGIERTHLYRKIKSLNILIENLTE, translated from the coding sequence ATGAAAATTTTTATCGTGGATGATGAGTTGGAGATTCGCAGGTCATTGAAGGATATTCTTCAAGACGAGAATTATGAAGTTGAAGATTTTGGGACGGGGAAGGCGTTATTGAAAAAATTGTCCAAAGAGAGACCTTCTTTAGTATTGTTGGATGTGTGGCTTGGAAAAGAAGATGGTTTGGAGATTTTGGACGAGTGTAAAAAAATCTATCCGTTAATGCCGGTCGTAATGATATCCGGTCATGGAACGATAGAGCTTGCAGTGAATGCAACGAAAAAAGGAGCGATAGACTTTTTAGAAAAGCCCCTTTCTATCGAGAAAGTTTTGCATACGATTCGTTTTGCTCTATCGAGAGAAGACTCCCCTGAATTGCCTGAAGTGAAATTAGATTACGACCAGCTTATAGGTGAATCCTATTCGATACAAAGAGTAAAATTTGCAATATCTCAAGCCGCAGCAACTAACGCACGAGTATTTATTTATGGAGAAAATGGGACTGGAAAGGAATTGGTTGCTCGATCCATTGTTTTAAACTCCAAGAGAAAGGACAATCCGTATATAGAAATTAATTGTGCAGCAATTCCAGAAGACTTGATTGAGTCAGAGTTGTTTGGATTTGAGAAAGGTTCATTCACAGGAGCCGGTGAAAGGAAAATGGGCAAATTTGAGCAGGCGAATGGAGGCACTCTTTTTCTTGATGAGATATGCGATATGAGTTTGTCCACTCAAGCAAAAGTTCTTCGTGTTTTGCAAGAGCAGAGATTTGAGAGGATAGGCGGAACCGAGACTATAGAAGTTGACGTTAGAATTATCGCTGCTACAAATATTGCAGTAGAGGATGCAATCAAAGAAGGAAAATTCAGAGAAGATTTGTATTATAGATTGAATGTTGTCCCTATTATTATTCCACCGCTACGAGAAAGAAAATCAGACATTCCTTTACTCTTGGATCATTTTTTAAAAAGGAATTTTGAAGAAAGTAATCTCCCTCCAAAAAAAATCGAATCGGACGCTGTGAGTATTTTAATGAATCATTTTTGGCCAGGTAATATTCGCGAATTAAAAAATGTGATTGAGAGACTTTGCATTATGACAATTGGTAATACAATCACTGCAAAAGATGCGAAGGAAGCATTGATCGGATTTAAAAGAGCTGCTGAAATTTTTGAGCAAGGAGAGCTTCGTAAGGCGAAAGAAGAATTTGAAAAGCAATATATAGTGAAAACATTGCAGTTGAATGAAGGAAATGTCGGTAGAACATCAAAAATTTTAGGAATAGAAAGAACCCATCTGTACAGAAAAATTAAATCTTTGAATATTCTGATAGAGAATCTTACAGAATGA
- the priA gene encoding primosomal protein N', producing the protein MIRYAEVALNVSFEEETLTYEIPDNMKNLQIGMRVEIPLRGRKNEGIVIDIHRIMPNHPTKEIIRQVDKRAVVNKEQIELAKWMSETYLSTLGEGLYKMIPSGRKNKSIDFISSIANEKLLDLNSEQSKAFQEIQSKLGSESIHLLYGITGSGKTEVYIHLIKEVLTNSDKSVIFLVPEISLTVQTLARLENVFKNQVAILHSTLKVSERFSSYISLLDGKKRIAVGTRSAIFAPVKNLGLIIIDEEHDHSYKEHSTPRYHTRQIALQRCRINQASLILGSATPSIEVFYQAKVGKIHLHKLTKRAKTSLLPKIIIHHKKDNSELLGDELLHAIKDRLSKKEQVILLLNRRGHSPLIYLREEKKFLECPNCTTHLCFHSRGKAICHLCGYKESISSIEKKYSNDLEYIGSGTQKLEEYLLEKFKNAVVERLDQDSATKKEIFFEVIGKLLEGKINILTGTQMIAKGLDASMVTLVGVINANTGLGVPDFRSNERVYSLLTQVAGRAGRADLKGEVIIETTNTDHPVIQLAKDQNYEKFFQFEIQFRKDAYYPPYCRLVRFVVRSKLEEKSKFSIEEIKKEIDLFLLKNTNQKIIVLGPAECPFYKIDSNYRNHIVLKTLNLTILKNFIREKIKPLKFHKSVYLEIDFDPMDLL; encoded by the coding sequence TTGATTCGCTACGCAGAAGTTGCATTGAATGTTTCTTTTGAAGAAGAGACTCTCACTTATGAGATCCCAGACAATATGAAAAATTTGCAGATTGGAATGAGAGTGGAAATCCCACTGAGGGGTAGAAAAAATGAGGGGATTGTAATTGATATTCATCGCATCATGCCAAATCATCCTACCAAAGAAATTATACGGCAAGTTGATAAAAGAGCTGTTGTAAACAAAGAGCAGATTGAACTTGCGAAATGGATGAGTGAGACTTATTTATCTACACTTGGAGAAGGGTTGTATAAGATGATCCCATCGGGTAGAAAAAATAAATCAATAGATTTTATTTCTTCGATAGCAAATGAAAAACTTTTGGATTTGAATTCTGAACAAAGCAAGGCTTTTCAGGAGATTCAGTCTAAATTAGGAAGTGAGTCTATTCATTTATTGTACGGTATTACAGGTAGCGGTAAAACAGAAGTGTATATACATTTAATCAAAGAGGTATTGACCAACTCAGATAAAAGTGTAATATTTTTAGTCCCGGAAATTAGCCTCACTGTACAAACCCTTGCAAGATTAGAAAATGTTTTCAAAAATCAAGTAGCGATTCTTCACTCTACACTAAAAGTATCCGAGAGATTTTCTTCTTATATATCTTTGCTTGACGGGAAAAAAAGAATAGCCGTAGGAACAAGAAGTGCCATATTCGCTCCTGTAAAAAATTTAGGTCTCATTATTATCGATGAAGAGCACGATCATTCTTATAAAGAACACTCTACACCAAGATACCATACAAGGCAAATTGCATTGCAGAGGTGTAGGATAAACCAGGCGAGCTTGATACTCGGAAGTGCAACTCCATCTATAGAAGTTTTCTATCAAGCAAAAGTCGGAAAAATTCATTTACACAAATTAACGAAAAGAGCTAAAACAAGTTTACTGCCAAAAATAATCATACACCATAAAAAAGACAACTCCGAACTACTCGGAGACGAACTCTTGCACGCTATCAAAGATAGGCTATCTAAAAAGGAGCAGGTGATATTGTTACTGAATAGAAGAGGTCATAGTCCTCTGATCTATTTAAGAGAAGAAAAGAAATTTCTTGAGTGCCCGAATTGCACAACTCACCTATGTTTTCATAGTCGAGGGAAAGCGATTTGCCATTTATGTGGCTACAAAGAAAGCATTAGCTCTATCGAAAAAAAATATTCAAACGATTTAGAATATATTGGCTCAGGGACACAAAAATTAGAAGAGTATCTTCTCGAAAAATTTAAAAATGCTGTAGTAGAAAGGTTGGATCAAGATAGCGCAACGAAAAAAGAAATTTTTTTTGAAGTGATCGGTAAACTACTCGAAGGAAAGATTAATATATTGACAGGTACTCAGATGATCGCCAAGGGATTGGATGCGTCCATGGTAACTTTGGTTGGAGTGATTAATGCAAATACCGGTCTTGGAGTTCCTGACTTTCGATCTAACGAAAGAGTATATTCACTTTTGACTCAAGTTGCGGGAAGAGCCGGGAGAGCTGATCTTAAGGGCGAGGTTATCATTGAAACCACCAATACAGATCACCCGGTGATCCAGTTGGCAAAAGATCAAAACTACGAAAAATTTTTTCAATTTGAAATTCAATTTAGAAAAGATGCCTACTACCCTCCTTATTGTAGGTTAGTAAGGTTTGTTGTACGATCTAAATTGGAAGAAAAATCAAAGTTTTCGATAGAAGAAATTAAAAAAGAAATAGATTTGTTTCTTTTAAAAAACACAAATCAAAAAATTATAGTTCTTGGACCTGCGGAATGTCCTTTTTATAAAATTGATTCTAATTACAGAAACCATATTGTATTAAAAACATTGAATCTCACAATCTTAAAAAATTTTATTCGTGAAAAAATAAAACCCTTGAAATTTCATAAAAGTGTGTATTTGGAAATAGATTTTGACCCAATGGATTTGTTATAA
- a CDS encoding methionyl-tRNA formyltransferase: protein MKIGYFGTPFYSVQLLEALFSEGHEILFVVTNMDKPIGRKKIITPPPVKEFALKHGIPVFQFPSIKEESAISSINSVLTDLNIVFAYGSIIPEKIFSHPICGTINLHTSLLPKYRGASPIESAILSGDKYTGVSIQYITEELDSGDIITQKQIEILENDNAETLLNKLTQGGTREILNLLKSYNGKKFPATPQDHLQSSHCRKILSQDRKLNFQTSATEVFNKIRAFYPYHTAYCNFRDKRLNILESRLITEANWGGISGETGEILLVDKKTLVAKCGDGGGVEILLLQPENKNQMTALEFINGYRIKEGERLT, encoded by the coding sequence ATGAAGATTGGATATTTTGGAACACCTTTCTATTCCGTACAACTCTTAGAAGCACTTTTTAGTGAAGGGCACGAAATTTTATTTGTAGTTACAAATATGGACAAACCTATCGGAAGAAAAAAAATCATAACTCCTCCACCTGTAAAAGAATTTGCTCTAAAGCATGGAATTCCTGTTTTCCAATTTCCTTCTATTAAAGAAGAATCTGCAATTTCTTCCATAAATTCAGTTTTAACAGACCTGAATATCGTATTTGCCTATGGATCAATAATTCCAGAAAAAATCTTTTCTCATCCTATCTGTGGAACGATCAATTTGCATACTAGCCTTCTACCAAAATATAGAGGTGCATCCCCTATTGAGTCTGCCATTCTTTCAGGAGACAAATATACCGGGGTTTCGATTCAATACATTACCGAAGAATTGGATTCTGGAGACATCATCACCCAAAAACAAATCGAAATTCTTGAAAATGATAATGCAGAAACCTTACTGAATAAACTCACTCAGGGTGGGACTCGGGAAATTCTAAATTTACTAAAAAGCTATAATGGTAAAAAATTTCCTGCAACCCCACAGGATCATTTACAGTCATCTCATTGTAGAAAAATTTTGTCTCAAGATAGAAAGTTGAATTTTCAAACTTCGGCTACAGAGGTTTTTAATAAAATTCGGGCGTTTTATCCCTATCATACTGCGTATTGCAATTTTCGGGACAAAAGATTGAATATTTTAGAGTCGAGGCTAATCACTGAAGCAAATTGGGGGGGTATCTCTGGTGAAACCGGGGAAATCTTACTTGTGGACAAGAAGACACTGGTTGCAAAATGTGGAGATGGTGGTGGAGTAGAAATACTTCTTTTGCAGCCTGAAAATAAAAATCAAATGACGGCTTTGGAATTTATAAACGGATATAGAATTAAAGAGGGAGAGCGATTGACTTGA
- a CDS encoding PASTA domain-containing protein translates to MQKLKVMPITGYILFLFTGLVIFFFGAFLVILLRTKNPSKIIMPDLIGKNYIEVHNELVRLGFKVHIQNKRFLDKNDGSILSQSITPGKSTERGSKITLVVNIGVDRVTIPDLRGQSLSNARANLEKVLSGETYVSIPLGEITYIEAKEGQFPETVIDQIPKPGKETTTREKIYLLVTEPKGYKNPVDNFKSLQGKPVSFATEKLKRKNLSWKISDIVSTKSKSESGLVESIEKKDNRYNLKVFFFPVSQRIESGYESISYKIDAPNEYKVVEVAEDQKGKKEEEILPLAFYAKNEELKLVYYRNGNSKLTIYAKDGDKEKSYSFESDL, encoded by the coding sequence TTGCAAAAATTAAAGGTAATGCCAATTACGGGCTATATTTTGTTTCTATTTACTGGACTCGTTATTTTTTTCTTTGGAGCATTTTTAGTAATTCTACTTAGAACAAAAAATCCATCAAAAATAATCATGCCTGACCTAATTGGAAAAAATTATATAGAAGTTCACAACGAGTTAGTTCGACTTGGTTTTAAGGTTCACATTCAAAACAAAAGATTTTTGGATAAAAACGACGGTAGCATTTTATCCCAATCTATCACTCCTGGCAAGTCAACCGAAAGAGGAAGTAAGATTACCTTGGTAGTAAACATTGGTGTTGATAGGGTGACTATCCCTGATTTAAGAGGGCAGAGTCTGTCCAATGCACGAGCTAATTTAGAAAAAGTGTTGTCTGGGGAAACCTATGTCTCTATTCCTTTGGGAGAAATCACGTACATAGAGGCAAAAGAAGGACAGTTTCCTGAAACAGTCATTGATCAGATTCCAAAACCCGGAAAAGAAACTACAACAAGAGAAAAAATATATTTACTTGTTACCGAGCCAAAAGGATATAAAAATCCTGTTGACAATTTCAAATCACTTCAAGGAAAACCAGTATCTTTTGCTACAGAAAAATTAAAAAGGAAAAATCTTTCATGGAAGATTTCAGATATAGTTTCAACTAAATCTAAATCAGAAAGTGGGCTTGTGGAGTCTATTGAAAAAAAGGACAACCGCTATAATCTAAAAGTATTTTTTTTCCCTGTTTCGCAAAGAATCGAAAGTGGGTATGAATCTATTTCCTATAAAATAGATGCTCCAAACGAATACAAAGTGGTAGAAGTAGCTGAAGATCAAAAAGGAAAAAAAGAAGAAGAAATTTTGCCCTTGGCATTTTACGCAAAAAATGAAGAACTGAAACTAGTTTATTACAGAAACGGAAACTCTAAGTTGACGATCTATGCAAAGGATGGTGATAAAGAAAAATCCTATTCTTTTGAAAGTGATTTATGA
- the rpe gene encoding ribulose-phosphate 3-epimerase encodes MKISPSILASKITGLREILPSLDPKLIDFIHLDVMDGNFVPQISFGEAICKEVSDLTNIPLDIHLMVKNPEFHVPKYFDLNPEIITFHIETTHFGVRLASEIRSKNIKAGISINPGTPVELLEPFLPYIDLILIMTVEPGFYGQSFIQNGYEKIQKAKKIIGNYPIQLEVDGGINPKNIQKISSLGAEIAVAGSAVFNGKNSNENVKELKNLTIENQKKS; translated from the coding sequence ATGAAAATATCTCCTTCGATATTAGCTTCAAAAATTACTGGTCTTAGAGAAATTCTTCCTTCTTTGGATCCAAAGCTAATTGATTTTATTCATTTAGATGTAATGGATGGGAATTTTGTACCCCAGATTAGCTTTGGGGAAGCGATTTGCAAGGAAGTCTCTGATTTGACAAATATACCATTGGACATACATTTAATGGTAAAAAATCCGGAATTTCATGTTCCGAAATATTTTGACTTAAATCCGGAGATTATTACATTCCATATAGAGACTACTCATTTTGGAGTAAGGCTTGCAAGTGAAATTCGTTCTAAAAATATAAAAGCAGGTATTTCTATAAACCCCGGAACTCCTGTAGAGTTGTTAGAGCCATTTTTGCCGTACATTGACTTAATTCTTATTATGACAGTCGAGCCCGGGTTCTATGGTCAAAGTTTTATTCAAAACGGGTATGAAAAAATCCAGAAAGCCAAAAAAATAATTGGTAACTATCCTATTCAATTAGAAGTAGATGGAGGGATTAATCCCAAAAATATCCAGAAAATTTCTTCTCTTGGAGCTGAAATTGCAGTAGCTGGATCGGCTGTTTTCAATGGGAAGAACTCAAACGAAAATGTTAAGGAATTAAAAAACTTGACAATAGAAAATCAAAAAAAATCGTAG
- the rpsP gene encoding 30S ribosomal protein S16: MVKIRLQRTGAKNDPHYRIVAADIRSPRDGKFLEILGQYHPAAKKDQTVLKNESIQSWLKKGAQPTETVRTILKKAGILSNGK; encoded by the coding sequence TTGGTAAAAATCAGACTTCAAAGAACAGGTGCAAAAAACGATCCTCACTACAGAATAGTAGCTGCGGATATTCGTTCCCCAAGAGACGGGAAATTTTTAGAAATTTTAGGGCAATACCACCCGGCTGCAAAAAAAGATCAAACTGTGTTGAAAAATGAATCTATTCAAAGTTGGCTAAAAAAAGGCGCGCAACCAACCGAAACAGTACGCACTATTTTAAAAAAAGCCGGAATTCTTTCTAACGGTAAATAG
- a CDS encoding KH domain-containing protein encodes MNSEGLIRYIVSFLVDKPESVNINEIQGEEENIIELRVAPEDIGKVIGKNGRIAKSLRTLLSASSAKEGKNYVLEIID; translated from the coding sequence ATGAATTCAGAAGGGCTAATTCGATATATCGTATCTTTTCTTGTAGATAAACCTGAATCGGTCAATATAAACGAAATTCAAGGAGAAGAAGAAAATATTATCGAACTGCGTGTTGCTCCTGAAGATATAGGGAAAGTAATCGGAAAAAATGGTAGAATTGCAAAGTCCCTTAGGACACTCTTAAGTGCATCCTCTGCAAAAGAAGGAAAAAATTACGTTCTAGAAATCATTGACTAA
- the rimM gene encoding 16S rRNA processing protein RimM, with protein MTKQSFCSKQNSIKDEFISIGRISGVFGLKGHLKVESSGDILEYLQLPYNLKIGEKDNFSSLHSYTLLNLRKNKNSYILLLDPIHSIEIAEKMKSKILYIEKSKVTPLNNKDEFYIFQLLGLKPVSEGYDLFHFQIREVLDNPAHPILIFTDGKIEVLIPFLDRFVKNINIENSTIEIVNWGDWVED; from the coding sequence TTGACTAAGCAATCATTTTGTTCAAAACAAAATAGTATCAAAGATGAATTTATTTCAATTGGAAGAATCTCTGGAGTTTTTGGCTTAAAAGGTCACCTAAAAGTAGAAAGCTCCGGAGATATTTTAGAGTATTTACAACTCCCGTATAATCTAAAAATCGGAGAAAAAGATAATTTCTCTTCTTTACACTCCTACACTCTTTTAAATTTACGAAAAAATAAAAATTCATACATATTGTTATTGGATCCAATCCATTCGATTGAGATCGCAGAAAAAATGAAGTCCAAAATTTTATACATTGAAAAGTCTAAGGTTACTCCACTAAATAATAAAGACGAGTTTTATATTTTTCAACTACTTGGGTTAAAACCTGTATCAGAAGGTTATGACTTGTTTCATTTTCAAATTCGAGAGGTATTGGATAATCCGGCGCACCCTATTCTTATATTTACCGATGGAAAAATTGAAGTTTTGATTCCATTTTTAGATCGGTTTGTCAAAAATATTAACATAGAAAATTCAACTATTGAAATTGTCAATTGGGGAGACTGGGTTGAAGATTAA